The sequence GAGAGGTGATTCTGACGCACTACTTTTTGATCCATACACAATTTTGTaatataaacttataattatattattacatttatcTAGAGAGTTAAACTTCTATTATTATTCTAAACATAAGTAAGAGTATAACAGCCAATTGAATGTATATTGATCAAAAAATAGTGTGTGAGAATCAATACTCATAGTGAATATAGATGCTTGCCTTtcgtcgttttttttttttttttttactttacttttTGTGGTAGATCTCAAAAGGATTTCCGCAATTTGCACAATACCAAAGTGTGCCTTTAAGTAGTTTCGTTTGAAATAAAAATAAGAGGGTCATTTAGTATATAAACTCAAACTCTAGGGGCACATTTTATAttctatataaatacaaatataattaatatatattcatgTAGGTTCTGTGTAACAAGTAATGTGCAAGAAAGAAATACATTTGCACACTTCTACATGACCTGAATCCTTTTCATTCAATTCCAGAAACAAAATATGAAAAaccctcaattttattttattggaGTCTTATTATTTGAGGAATCCCAAAAGCAAATTCGTAATCTATTCCCCAAATTTTGATTGATTTCTTGTTTTCTCATCAACAAGATTAAAACTTTTTTAATACATTTATTAATCTTGTTTGTGGAAAAACTAAAAACCCTAAAAAGGTCTCATTTGGGACACAAATACGTAATCCACCACCTGAATTTGATGCATTGCTTTTCAGTATAAATCCAGGTACGTTTTTATCATCTAATGTTGATCTGAATTCATTTTTATATGACTGTTTGTGTATCATTTGGTGATTTGCGTTTGTAATGTGTAAGTTTGATGTATGTTTTGTTGCTCTGATTTTAATTTAGTAATCTTTCAATCTGAATTATGAACAGGGGCtatattttttttacgtttttactttttacttttataatataatatatttgtaatgggaaaagaaaagaaaaaaaaaaggaaggGGATACACTTTGATCAATTTatgccaacatttgacatgaattaTATTTATTGCACAATCTATAGGATTGTTAGTTAGTTTTAGTACATGTCATCAGCTATGCTAAATGTTACCCTGAAGCTAATAGTTACATGTTCTTGAAGTTGGAATCAAACCGATTGACAAtagaatatttatattaatttcatTATGTGGTGCAGACCTGTTTTTTGGTTTTGGTATGATTGTGCGATTCCTCAAGATGCAAAAGAACTCGAAATACATCATGAATTATGATGGAGCTATTGCTGACTATCAAATGTTGATTTTCGCTCCTCATTCATTATTTGTTTACGTTTTACTGATAAAATTTCAATTCCACTGTAGGCGTTTCGTCATTTGGAAGTAGTTCTTTTTCTGAGTGCGGGGCGGTTTCTAAATCTGTCAACTAAAGACAACTTGTAAATTGTGCATAACCGTTAATTCTTTTAATGGATCTTGATGAAAGGCGGCCTAAGTTTTTTCCCGTAGAAGCTCTTTCGCCTAGTCGATATCTATACCATATAACCTCATTAGTTGATAATTCTCAATATCATTCGAAACACTGGTGCAACAATGGAAGTGTTCCTTTTCAAGAAACTTTCAGTCGTATTTCAAAGTTTACTGGCACTGCACTGTTAAAGTGTGCTAGTCGTTCAAGTTCAAATATGCAAATAAAAAGATCTGATTTTTCTGTTCAAACGGTTAAGAATTGTAAGAATCAGCATGATCTCCCAAGATTTTTCATTAATTATAGAAGAAAAGCACTCGAGATTCCAGAATTTCTTCACAAATTCTCGAGGTTTGCAGTAAAACATTTATTAGGAAAGGCTAAAGACTTTCAGTTCGTTGCTGCAATGTCGTTTGCTGGCAACTTAGTCCCGCCACTCAACAATACGTGAGATCTCATTTTCTAAAAAAAACCCGTAAAATTTTACTTAAAAATGATATATGTTCGATATGCATTGTAACTTCTTTTTTTCTGGGCTTCCTCTGTTATGGGAACTAGATCTAGCAATTATCTTTCAGATTCGAATGTAAACGGCAACGCAGTTGTGGGGGAAAACTTGAATCATAATCCATGTGATGTTGAGCAATGGAGATGTAGCGATCTTAATTCTGGAAGTTATAGGTGTTCGAAGAATGCACTCGAACCTAAAACTGGTATCGAGTTCCCAACTATATTGGAAAACGTCTTTGAAGGGGGTAATAATAGTTTAAATACGGAGGTACATTACTGTTTTTTTATTCTCTTTactgtttataatctttataacttCTCGATATAGGGTAATGAGCAACGCCATTTTATGTCTCAGGTTCTTGTTGGAATTGGATCGAAAGCAATGACGATAatcaaaataaagtcattaaagatCTACGCTTTTGGTTTCTGTAAGTATACTAAAAAAGCGAACTTGAAGTTTTACCTTTATAGTATAAGTTTGTTCCAGTTTGTAACTGTTACGGATATTTCCATAGATGTTCAACCATACGATGTATGTAACAAGTTGGGTTCAAAGTACGCTACACTTCCAGAAAACGAGGTGGACAAGCATAATAACTTTTTTTCTGATCTTCTc comes from Rutidosis leptorrhynchoides isolate AG116_Rl617_1_P2 chromosome 4, CSIRO_AGI_Rlap_v1, whole genome shotgun sequence and encodes:
- the LOC139904034 gene encoding fatty-acid-binding protein 2: MQIKRSDFSVQTVKNCKNQHDLPRFFINYRRKALEIPEFLHKFSRFAVKHLLGKAKDFQFVAAMSFAGNLVPPLNNTSSNYLSDSNVNGNAVVGENLNHNPCDVEQWRCSDLNSGSYRCSKNALEPKTGIEFPTILENQRHFMSQVLVGIGSKAMTIIKIKSLKIYAFGFYVQPYDVCNKLGSKYATLPENEVDKHNNFFSDLLREDISMSVRLVVSCNGIKISTVRDAFEKSLRARLIKMNPETNYDCLRSFGSLFKEDISIKAGTTIKFQRTTDGHLVTEIEGNRIGAVHSRDLCRAFFDMYIGDGPVSEQTKTEIGENVVNIMRRC